A single Pararhizobium sp. A13 DNA region contains:
- a CDS encoding transporter substrate-binding domain-containing protein, producing the protein MRHLTKLTALAASLAFTFSALPANAGAVLDRVLAAKTLKVATDANWAPQSFMNDKNELDGFDVDVAKDIGKRLGVSVEFVTPGWDIITAGNWSGRWDMHVGSMTPTKKRAEIFDFPGVYYYTPAAVAVHKDSKATTLADLNDKAVGTTATSTFEAYAKQDLTLDAAGAPAFKYEFKPKDVKSYSNSTTAFDDLRLGDGTRLDAVVSSLPSIIDAEKAGYPIKQLGDPVFYEPLAVATEHGDAEFDAKIAEAVKGMQSDGTLSKLSIKWYGVDYTAVK; encoded by the coding sequence ATGAGACATCTCACCAAACTGACGGCGCTTGCAGCTTCACTCGCCTTTACGTTTTCCGCGCTTCCGGCCAATGCCGGCGCAGTCCTCGATCGGGTGCTCGCGGCCAAGACGCTGAAGGTTGCGACGGATGCCAACTGGGCGCCGCAATCCTTCATGAACGACAAGAACGAACTCGATGGTTTCGACGTCGATGTCGCCAAGGACATCGGCAAACGCCTCGGCGTCAGCGTCGAATTCGTCACGCCCGGCTGGGATATCATCACGGCCGGCAACTGGTCGGGCCGCTGGGACATGCATGTCGGCTCCATGACCCCGACCAAAAAGCGGGCGGAGATCTTCGATTTCCCCGGTGTTTACTACTACACCCCTGCCGCCGTCGCTGTTCACAAGGATAGCAAGGCGACGACGCTCGCGGATCTCAACGACAAGGCAGTGGGTACGACTGCGACCTCCACCTTCGAGGCCTATGCCAAACAGGACCTGACGCTGGATGCTGCCGGTGCGCCAGCCTTCAAATACGAATTCAAGCCGAAGGACGTGAAGTCCTACAGCAATTCGACGACGGCGTTCGATGACCTGCGCCTGGGTGACGGCACCCGCCTCGATGCGGTCGTCTCGTCGCTGCCGAGCATTATCGATGCGGAGAAGGCGGGATACCCGATCAAGCAGCTCGGCGATCCCGTATTCTACGAACCGCTGGCCGTTGCGACGGAGCATGGCGATGCAGAGTTCGATGCCAAGATCGCCGAGGCGGTGAAGGGCATGCAGAGCGACGGCACGCTGAGCAAACTTTCGATCAAGTGGTACGGCGTCGACTACACCGCCGTGAAATAA
- a CDS encoding alpha/beta fold hydrolase, which produces MTEHQHHTVGDVTLNYRIDGDGAEPLVCIHGVGSCLEAWRGVVAELKDRFTVLTFDLRGHGRSTRIKGRYEIDDFVDETLAIATHAGFDTFNLAGFSLGGLIAQRLTLTHQARLRKLVLLSTVAGRTPEERERVLTRLAALRIGNPGTHHDASLSRWLTEEFQERNPEIIERLRARDAENDPDCYASAYRVLAETDFGGFLDQIRCPTLIATGEEDAGSNPRMAAYMRDRIPGSTLAILPGLRHSILIEAPVTVALLMGDFLSGEKVSHG; this is translated from the coding sequence ATGACGGAGCATCAGCATCATACCGTCGGTGACGTGACGCTCAACTATCGCATCGATGGCGACGGCGCGGAACCGCTGGTCTGCATCCATGGTGTCGGCTCCTGCCTCGAGGCGTGGCGTGGCGTGGTGGCGGAACTCAAGGATCGCTTCACGGTCCTGACGTTCGACTTGCGCGGTCATGGGCGTTCGACACGGATTAAGGGGCGTTACGAAATCGACGATTTCGTCGATGAGACGCTGGCGATCGCCACGCATGCAGGTTTCGATACCTTCAATCTGGCGGGGTTCTCGCTTGGCGGGCTGATTGCCCAGCGGCTAACGCTTACGCATCAGGCCCGGTTGAGAAAGCTGGTCCTTCTCTCCACTGTCGCAGGTCGCACGCCGGAGGAGCGCGAACGCGTACTGACCCGCCTTGCAGCCCTGCGGATCGGAAATCCGGGCACCCATCACGACGCCTCGCTGTCGCGCTGGCTGACGGAGGAGTTTCAGGAGCGCAATCCGGAGATTATCGAGAGGCTGCGTGCTCGGGATGCCGAGAACGATCCGGATTGTTATGCCTCGGCCTATCGTGTTCTGGCGGAAACGGATTTCGGTGGCTTTCTCGACCAGATCCGCTGCCCGACGCTGATTGCGACGGGCGAGGAGGATGCAGGTTCGAACCCGCGCATGGCAGCCTACATGCGTGACCGCATCCCGGGCTCGACGCTGGCGATCCTGCCCGGCCTGCGGCACTCCATCCTCATCGAAGCGCCGGTGACAGTGGCACTATTGATGGGGGATTTCCTTTCAGGAGAAAAGGTGAGCCATGGATAA
- a CDS encoding carboxymuconolactone decarboxylase family protein, which translates to MDKSLQQAGEAVRRKVLGDDYVDRALSNADDFSRPFQDILNEYCWGAAWTDDGLDLKQRSLLNLGMLAALNRMHEFGIHFRGAIRNGLTDDELRAALVQIAVYCGIPAGVEAFRAAGSVRAEVREKGEL; encoded by the coding sequence ATGGATAAATCGCTTCAGCAAGCTGGCGAGGCCGTGCGGCGCAAAGTGCTCGGTGACGACTATGTCGATCGGGCCTTGAGTAACGCGGACGACTTTTCCCGGCCGTTCCAGGATATTCTCAACGAATATTGTTGGGGTGCCGCCTGGACCGACGATGGTCTCGATCTCAAGCAACGCAGCCTTCTCAACCTTGGAATGCTCGCGGCTCTCAACCGCATGCACGAGTTTGGCATTCATTTCCGGGGCGCGATCCGCAACGGCCTGACAGATGACGAACTACGCGCTGCACTCGTCCAGATCGCTGTTTATTGCGGCATTCCCGCAGGCGTGGAGGCGTTCCGGGCAGCAGGCAGCGTCCGCGCGGAGGTGCGGGAGAAGGGCGAGCTTTGA